One genomic segment of Streptomyces sp. RerS4 includes these proteins:
- a CDS encoding BrnA antitoxin family protein: protein MGTHVLSMRIDGELLDRLRHHAAKRGMSVQDYVVRTLIRDDFDERFKAAVDETEKFYGLT, encoded by the coding sequence ATGGGGACACATGTGCTGAGCATGCGCATAGACGGGGAGCTCTTGGATCGGCTCCGCCACCATGCCGCCAAACGCGGAATGAGCGTCCAGGACTATGTCGTCCGGACGCTCATTCGCGACGATTTCGACGAGCGGTTCAAGGCCGCCGTCGACGAGACGGAGAAGTTCTACGGCCTGACGTGA
- a CDS encoding aldo/keto reductase: MKYTQLGRTGLKVSRLVLGTMNFGPQTDEPTSHAIMDAALDAGLNFVDTANVYGWGENKGRTEEIIGTWFAQGGRRREKTVLATKVYGSMSREGDTWPNEDRLSALNIRRAVEASLKRLRTDHIDVYQFHHIDRQTPFEEIWQAVDVLVQQGKILYAGSSNFPGYKIAQANETAARRGMLGLVSEQCLYNLAERRAEMEVIPAAQDYGLGVIPWSPLHGGVLGGVIKKEVEGGRRASGRAADALADSTVRAQIQAYEDLLDKHGLEPGETALAWLLTRPGVTGPIVGPRTAEQLESALRALELELSEEVLTGLDEIFPGPGPSPEAFAW, translated from the coding sequence ATGAAGTACACGCAGCTCGGACGCACCGGACTCAAAGTCAGCCGACTCGTCCTCGGCACGATGAACTTCGGTCCGCAGACAGACGAACCGACCAGCCACGCCATCATGGACGCCGCCCTCGACGCGGGTCTGAACTTCGTGGACACGGCCAATGTGTACGGGTGGGGGGAGAACAAGGGCCGCACCGAGGAGATCATCGGTACCTGGTTCGCCCAGGGCGGCCGCCGGCGCGAGAAGACGGTCCTGGCCACCAAGGTCTACGGCTCCATGTCCCGCGAGGGTGACACCTGGCCGAACGAGGACCGGCTCTCGGCGCTGAACATCCGCCGGGCCGTCGAGGCCAGCCTCAAGCGGCTCCGGACCGACCACATCGACGTCTACCAGTTCCACCACATCGACCGCCAAACCCCCTTCGAGGAGATCTGGCAGGCCGTGGACGTGCTCGTCCAGCAGGGCAAGATCCTCTACGCGGGCTCCTCCAACTTCCCCGGCTACAAGATCGCCCAGGCCAACGAGACGGCCGCCCGGCGCGGGATGCTCGGCCTGGTCAGCGAGCAGTGCCTCTACAACCTCGCCGAGCGGCGGGCCGAGATGGAGGTCATCCCGGCGGCCCAGGACTACGGCCTCGGGGTCATCCCCTGGTCCCCGCTGCACGGAGGCGTGCTCGGCGGGGTCATCAAGAAGGAGGTCGAGGGGGGCCGCCGCGCCTCCGGCCGGGCGGCCGACGCGCTGGCCGACAGCACCGTACGGGCGCAGATCCAGGCGTACGAGGACCTGCTCGACAAGCACGGCCTGGAACCCGGCGAGACCGCCCTGGCCTGGCTGCTCACCCGGCCGGGCGTGACGGGCCCCATCGTCGGCCCGCGCACCGCCGAGCAGTTGGAGAGTGCCCTGCGCGCCCTGGAGCTGGAGCTGAGCGAGGAGGTGCTGACCG
- a CDS encoding MarR family transcriptional regulator — MPDLSHGDDAAAVNDLRSAVMRLGRRLKHQRVDESLSPTEMSVLGTLARCGQATPGELARREHVQPPSMTRIVALLEAKGLVRLEPHPDDRRQKVVSQTEVAEAMLEESRRKRNAFLAGLAAELTEDEWAKLREAAPVLEKLAHL, encoded by the coding sequence ATGCCTGACCTTTCCCATGGCGACGACGCTGCCGCCGTGAACGATCTCCGCTCCGCCGTCATGCGGCTGGGCCGACGCCTGAAGCACCAGCGCGTCGACGAATCGCTGAGCCCGACCGAGATGTCGGTCCTCGGCACCCTCGCCCGCTGCGGCCAGGCCACCCCCGGTGAGCTGGCCCGTCGTGAGCACGTGCAGCCGCCCTCCATGACGCGCATCGTCGCGCTGCTGGAGGCCAAGGGCCTGGTCAGGCTGGAGCCGCACCCCGACGACCGCCGCCAGAAGGTGGTCAGCCAGACGGAGGTGGCCGAGGCGATGCTCGAAGAGAGCCGTCGCAAGCGCAACGCCTTCCTGGCCGGGCTCGCGGCCGAGCTCACCGAGGACGAATGGGCCAAGCTCCGCGAGGCCGCTCCCGTCCTGGAGAAGCTCGCGCACCTGTAA
- a CDS encoding YbaK/EbsC family protein — protein MTSATAIADSYARLIDLLAGAGADYRLLRHAPEGRTELASLIRGHRLEQAAKCIVVRVALGRKRRRYVIAVVPGHHRVDLDAVRDEYGGTKASFAVREVAEELTGCVSGSIMPVSFDPSVEVVVDPALLEHDEIWFNAGRLDASVALSTASYVALARPRAARIGLAPALVPATATG, from the coding sequence GTGACCTCTGCGACCGCGATCGCGGACAGCTACGCCCGCCTGATCGACCTCCTGGCGGGCGCGGGAGCCGACTACCGGCTGCTGCGCCACGCCCCGGAGGGCCGGACCGAACTCGCCAGCCTGATCCGCGGCCACCGCCTCGAACAGGCGGCCAAGTGCATCGTCGTCAGGGTCGCGCTGGGGCGCAAGCGGCGCCGCTACGTGATCGCGGTGGTGCCCGGCCACCACCGCGTCGACCTCGACGCCGTACGGGACGAGTACGGCGGCACGAAGGCCTCCTTCGCGGTGCGCGAGGTCGCCGAGGAGCTGACGGGCTGTGTCAGCGGTTCGATCATGCCGGTCAGCTTCGACCCCTCGGTGGAGGTGGTGGTCGACCCGGCCCTGCTGGAACACGACGAGATCTGGTTCAACGCCGGCCGACTCGACGCGTCGGTGGCCCTGAGCACCGCGAGCTACGTCGCCCTGGCCCGGCCGCGCGCCGCCCGGATCGGCCTCGCGCCCGCGCTGGTCCCCGCGACCGCGACCGGCTGA
- the thpR gene encoding RNA 2',3'-cyclic phosphodiesterase, whose amino-acid sequence MRLFAAVLPPAGALGELRTALAALPADEGLRWTGDAGRHFTLAFMGEVRDDVLSELYVRLARAAARTAPFPLRLHGVGHFGARALWVGAAGDLDALRMLAERADAAARRAGVPMEQHRRYTPHVTLARARTGTTPDLTPYLDALAAFEGTRWQVDTLSLVRSNLPTSGIPGERPRYETVEAWPLTGH is encoded by the coding sequence ATGAGGCTGTTCGCCGCCGTGCTGCCCCCGGCCGGGGCCCTCGGGGAGCTGCGCACCGCCCTCGCGGCCCTGCCGGCCGACGAGGGGCTGCGCTGGACCGGCGACGCCGGCCGCCACTTCACGCTCGCGTTCATGGGCGAGGTACGCGACGACGTACTGTCCGAGCTGTACGTCCGGCTCGCCCGCGCCGCCGCCCGCACCGCCCCCTTCCCCCTGCGCCTGCACGGCGTGGGCCACTTCGGCGCCCGCGCCCTGTGGGTCGGCGCCGCCGGCGACCTCGACGCCCTGCGGATGCTCGCCGAACGCGCCGACGCCGCCGCCCGCCGCGCCGGCGTCCCGATGGAACAGCACCGCCGCTACACCCCCCACGTCACCCTGGCCCGCGCCCGTACCGGGACCACGCCCGACCTGACCCCGTACCTCGACGCCCTCGCCGCCTTCGAGGGCACCCGCTGGCAGGTCGACACCCTCAGCCTGGTCCGCAGCAACCTGCCGACCAGCGGGATCCCGGGCGAGCGGCCGCGCTACGAGACCGTCGAGGCCTGGCCCCTCACCGGCCACTGA
- a CDS encoding MFS transporter, with protein sequence MSTGTGADSAPGHTSTPTTPVAKAGRNSMFGSLRIRNYRLFATGQVVSNTGTWMQRIAQDWLVLSLTGSASAVGITIALQFLPMLLFGLYGGVLADRLPKRPLLIATQSAMGLTGLALAVLTLAGHVQVWHVYLAAFLLGLVTVVDNPARQTFVSEMVGPAQLANAVSLNSANFQSARLVGPAIAGVLITAVGSGWAFLLNGLSFAAPVAALLLMRTHELHPVTPRPRAKGQLREGLRYVAGRPELVWPIVLVGFIGTFGFNFPIWLSAFVSDVFRGDAGTYGLFNTLIAAGSLVGALLAARRGNTRLRLLVAAAVLFSVLLLTTAFAPRFWLFAALLVPIGVFGLTVNVVANSSVQTATDPEMRGRVMALFMMVFTGGTPLGAPLVGWITDTYGARVGMAAGGAISLAAALAVGLVLSRVGNLSLRVNRHGVTFVPSTRPRDLATAA encoded by the coding sequence TTGAGTACGGGAACCGGAGCAGACTCCGCACCCGGCCATACATCCACCCCCACCACCCCCGTCGCGAAGGCGGGCCGCAACTCCATGTTCGGCTCGCTGCGGATCCGGAACTACCGGCTCTTCGCGACCGGCCAGGTCGTCTCGAACACGGGCACCTGGATGCAGCGCATCGCGCAGGACTGGCTGGTCCTCTCCCTGACCGGCTCCGCCTCTGCCGTGGGCATCACCATCGCCCTGCAGTTCCTGCCGATGCTGCTGTTCGGCCTCTACGGAGGCGTCCTCGCCGACCGGCTGCCCAAGCGGCCGTTGCTGATCGCCACGCAGAGCGCGATGGGCCTCACCGGCCTCGCGCTCGCCGTCCTCACCCTGGCCGGGCACGTCCAGGTGTGGCACGTCTACCTCGCGGCCTTCCTGCTGGGCCTGGTCACCGTCGTGGACAACCCGGCCCGGCAGACGTTCGTCTCCGAGATGGTCGGCCCCGCGCAGCTCGCCAACGCGGTCAGCCTGAACTCCGCCAACTTCCAGTCCGCGCGACTGGTCGGTCCGGCGATCGCCGGTGTCCTCATCACCGCCGTCGGATCCGGCTGGGCCTTCCTGCTGAACGGCCTGTCGTTCGCCGCGCCCGTCGCGGCACTGCTGCTGATGCGCACCCACGAGCTGCACCCCGTCACCCCGCGGCCGCGCGCCAAGGGACAGCTGCGGGAGGGACTGCGCTACGTCGCGGGCCGGCCCGAGCTGGTCTGGCCGATCGTGCTCGTCGGGTTCATCGGCACCTTCGGGTTCAACTTCCCGATCTGGCTGTCCGCCTTCGTCAGCGACGTCTTCCGCGGCGACGCCGGCACGTACGGGCTGTTCAACACGCTGATCGCGGCCGGCTCCCTGGTCGGCGCGCTGCTCGCGGCCCGGCGCGGCAACACCCGGCTGCGGCTGCTCGTCGCCGCCGCCGTGCTGTTCTCCGTCCTGCTGCTGACGACGGCGTTCGCACCCCGATTCTGGCTGTTCGCGGCGCTGCTCGTGCCCATCGGCGTGTTCGGGCTGACCGTGAACGTCGTGGCGAACTCCAGCGTCCAGACGGCCACCGACCCCGAGATGCGGGGCCGGGTCATGGCGCTGTTCATGATGGTCTTCACAGGCGGCACCCCCCTCGGCGCCCCGCTGGTCGGTTGGATCACCGACACCTACGGGGCCCGCGTCGGCATGGCCGCCGGCGGCGCGATCTCGCTGGCGGCGGCGCTCGCCGTCGGCCTGGTGCTGTCCCGCGTCGGCAACCTGAGCCTGCGCGTGAACCGCCACGGCGTCACGTTCGTCCCCTCCACCCGCCCCCGCGACCTCGCGACGGCGGCATAG
- the ddaH gene encoding dimethylargininase, translated as MPLTEPAVTTTAPAPAPLRVATRRRLLMCRPRHYDVTYSINPWMHPEKSTDTALAVRQWERLRDLYLELGHVVEEIDPIDGLPDMVFAANGATVVDGKVYGARFRHLQRTAEGPAYLDWFARRGHTELLWPEYVNEGEGDILTVGRRLLAGTGFRTDPRSHAEAQEFFGLPVTSLTLVDPNYYHLDTALAVLSDDEVMYYPAAFSEGSRSVLRTLFPHAILATAEDAAVFGLNAFSDGRHVLLPDAATGLKAQLSARGFEPIGVDLSELLKAGGSVKCCTLELRER; from the coding sequence GTGCCGCTCACCGAGCCCGCCGTCACCACCACGGCCCCGGCCCCGGCCCCCCTGCGCGTCGCCACCCGACGCCGGCTGCTGATGTGCCGCCCGCGGCACTACGACGTCACGTACTCGATCAACCCGTGGATGCACCCGGAGAAGAGCACCGACACCGCCCTCGCCGTCCGCCAGTGGGAGCGGCTGCGCGACCTGTACCTCGAACTCGGCCACGTCGTGGAGGAGATCGACCCGATCGACGGCCTCCCCGACATGGTGTTCGCCGCCAACGGCGCCACCGTCGTCGACGGCAAGGTCTACGGAGCCCGCTTCCGCCACCTCCAGCGCACCGCCGAGGGGCCCGCGTACCTCGACTGGTTCGCCCGTCGGGGCCACACCGAACTGCTGTGGCCCGAGTACGTCAACGAGGGCGAGGGCGACATCCTCACCGTCGGCCGCCGGCTCCTGGCCGGCACCGGCTTCCGTACCGACCCGCGCTCGCACGCCGAGGCCCAGGAGTTCTTCGGGCTGCCCGTGACGAGCCTGACCCTCGTCGACCCGAACTACTACCACCTGGACACGGCCCTCGCCGTGCTCTCCGACGACGAGGTCATGTACTACCCGGCCGCCTTCTCCGAGGGCAGCCGATCGGTGCTCCGCACCCTGTTCCCCCACGCGATCCTCGCCACCGCCGAGGACGCGGCGGTCTTCGGGCTGAACGCCTTCTCCGACGGCCGCCACGTGCTGCTGCCGGACGCGGCGACCGGCCTGAAGGCCCAACTCAGCGCGCGCGGCTTCGAACCGATCGGAGTCGACCTCTCCGAGCTCCTCAAGGCGGGCGGCAGCGTCAAGTGCTGCACCCTGGAGCTGCGCGAGCGCTGA